A part of Paenibacillus sp. sptzw28 genomic DNA contains:
- a CDS encoding glycoside hydrolase family 18 protein produces MQIHVVESGQSLFRIAQTYDIPVSDITEANEISPADTLVVGQALVIPIVGRYYWVQPGDTLTSIAQRFGTTVATLASVNRLDPGGILSVGLRLYIPPVPKRSAEINAYIEPRGTTVSAALIQSAREAAPHLTYLAPFSFRINRDGTLTAPPLGNLRTIAEQNNVTLMMVVTNLEEDQFSAELGRIILTDEQIQNRLLDTIIETANRLNFRDIHFDIEHLRPEDRAAYNRFLRKAAARIHQQGFLMSTALAPKTSATQVGEWYEAHDYKAHGEIADFVVIMTYEWGYSGGPPMAVSPIGPVRDVLEYAISEMPASKIMMGQNLYGYDWTLPYVPGGPYARALSPQQAIALARTRNARIEYDTEAQAPFFRYWDDNRKEHIVWFEDARSIQAKFNLLKELGLRGISYWKLGLSFPQNWLLIDDNFNVVKRPAAAGQS; encoded by the coding sequence ATGCAAATTCACGTTGTAGAGTCAGGTCAGTCGCTGTTTCGAATTGCTCAAACCTACGACATACCTGTCAGTGATATTACGGAAGCCAATGAAATATCCCCGGCTGATACGCTCGTTGTCGGACAGGCTCTCGTCATACCGATCGTCGGCCGGTATTATTGGGTGCAGCCGGGAGACACTTTGACCTCTATCGCACAACGATTCGGTACCACCGTAGCGACCTTGGCATCCGTTAACAGGCTGGATCCCGGCGGAATCTTGAGCGTCGGCTTACGCCTCTACATACCGCCGGTACCCAAGCGCAGTGCGGAAATTAACGCTTACATCGAACCGCGGGGAACCACAGTATCGGCTGCCCTCATCCAATCGGCGAGAGAGGCGGCGCCTCATCTGACCTACCTTGCTCCATTCAGCTTCCGGATCAATCGCGACGGAACATTGACAGCGCCGCCGCTCGGTAATCTGCGGACAATTGCAGAGCAGAACAACGTTACCCTGATGATGGTCGTCACCAATCTGGAAGAGGATCAATTCAGCGCCGAGCTGGGGCGGATTATTCTGACTGACGAGCAGATTCAGAACCGGCTGCTGGATACCATCATCGAAACGGCCAACCGGCTTAATTTTCGCGATATTCATTTCGATATTGAGCATTTGCGCCCGGAGGACAGAGCAGCGTACAACCGCTTTCTGCGCAAAGCGGCGGCCCGCATTCATCAACAAGGATTCTTGATGTCCACTGCCCTGGCACCCAAAACAAGCGCAACTCAGGTAGGCGAATGGTACGAGGCTCACGATTATAAGGCCCATGGGGAAATCGCCGATTTCGTCGTCATCATGACGTATGAGTGGGGCTACAGCGGTGGACCGCCTATGGCGGTATCGCCAATCGGTCCGGTAAGGGATGTCCTGGAATATGCGATCAGCGAAATGCCCGCTTCCAAGATCATGATGGGTCAAAATCTGTACGGCTACGACTGGACATTGCCTTATGTCCCCGGCGGCCCCTATGCGAGAGCGCTCAGTCCGCAGCAAGCCATCGCTCTTGCACGCACTCGCAATGCGAGGATCGAATACGATACCGAGGCGCAGGCTCCGTTCTTCCGGTATTGGGATGATAACCGCAAAGAACATATCGTCTGGTTCGAGGACGCCCGTTCGATCCAGGCCAAGTTCAATTTGCTCAAGGAGCTCGGCTTACGCGGGATCAGCTACTGGAAGCTTGGCCTCAGCTTCCCGCAGAACTGGCTGCTCATCGACGACAATTTCAATGTCGTGAAGCGTCCGGCGGCGGCCGGGCAGTCCTGA
- a CDS encoding PspC domain-containing protein: MNKLYRSRTDSKVSGLCGGIGQYLGIDSTIVRLLMIVLAVFSLGTIVLIYLVASVIVPKAPYEEFAGYDPFRFNHYN; this comes from the coding sequence ATGAACAAATTATATCGCTCCAGAACGGACAGCAAGGTCTCGGGCTTATGCGGCGGGATCGGCCAGTACCTCGGCATCGATTCAACAATAGTGAGGCTGCTCATGATCGTACTCGCTGTGTTCAGCTTGGGAACCATCGTGCTGATTTACTTGGTCGCCAGCGTCATTGTTCCCAAGGCGCCCTACGAGGAATTCGCAGGTTATGATCCGTTTCGATTCAACCATTACAATTAG
- a CDS encoding PspA/IM30 family protein gives MGVLNRLIDMTKAAVNELMDKLEDPAMMLNHYVRNMQGEIDAAQAELHKQEAMVRGFQQQSEEAARLADLYDAKALEAMAAGYEASAREALAAKLHYAEKSREYSAWLESAKSRIAELTRRIEEAKAELSVMQKKRDELITRVQQTAAKTHQAMPSFSCGFDEGSASRGFQRMEEKILQWEAHAELRRTPYGYNYAGAPAAAGTVSEQAADPSKEALINEQLEQLRKRMPAAE, from the coding sequence ATGGGAGTATTAAACAGACTTATCGATATGACGAAAGCAGCCGTAAACGAGCTGATGGATAAGCTTGAAGATCCGGCGATGATGTTGAACCATTATGTACGCAATATGCAGGGTGAAATCGATGCGGCGCAGGCCGAGCTTCATAAGCAGGAGGCCATGGTTCGAGGATTTCAGCAGCAATCGGAGGAAGCGGCGCGTCTTGCCGATCTGTACGACGCGAAAGCGCTGGAGGCGATGGCTGCCGGTTATGAGGCGAGCGCCCGGGAGGCCCTTGCGGCAAAGCTGCATTACGCCGAGAAATCGCGCGAATATAGCGCCTGGCTCGAGAGCGCGAAGTCCCGAATCGCCGAGCTGACGCGCCGGATCGAAGAGGCCAAAGCGGAGCTGTCCGTCATGCAGAAGAAGCGCGACGAGCTCATTACCCGCGTGCAGCAAACGGCGGCTAAAACCCATCAAGCGATGCCCAGCTTCAGCTGCGGCTTTGATGAAGGATCGGCGTCGCGCGGGTTTCAGCGCATGGAAGAGAAGATTCTGCAGTGGGAAGCTCATGCCGAGCTGAGAAGAACGCCTTACGGTTATAACTATGCTGGCGCTCCGGCAGCAGCCGGCACTGTTTCCGAGCAAGCTGCCGATCCATCGAAGGAAGCTCTGATCAATGAGCAGCTGGAGCAGCTGCGTAAACGGATGCCTGCAGCGGAATAA
- a CDS encoding ABC transporter ATP-binding protein, with the protein MNSVVEVTRLTKSYGSAAAVNEVSFTLEPDKIYGLLGRNGAGKTTIMHMLTAQLFATSGELKVFGENPYENNRVLSRICFIKESQKYPDSFRVVDVLETSAILFPNWERDLAYSLADEFRLPLKRKMKKLSRGMLSSVGIIVGLASRSPLTIFDEPYLGLDAVARSLFYDRLIEDYAEHPRTVLLSTHLIDEVSRILEHVIVIDNGRLIMNEDAEALRSRAFTVMGSAPKVDSFTAGKDIIDRSLLGGMASITVMGNLDALDRKEAELLGLEIAPVSLQQLIVHLTNGNSERKAANVR; encoded by the coding sequence ATGAATAGTGTTGTCGAAGTGACCCGGTTAACTAAGTCATACGGAAGTGCAGCTGCGGTGAATGAGGTCAGCTTTACACTGGAGCCGGATAAAATTTACGGCTTGCTCGGTAGAAACGGCGCAGGTAAGACGACAATCATGCATATGCTCACGGCACAGCTGTTTGCCACAAGCGGAGAGCTGAAGGTGTTTGGCGAAAACCCATATGAGAATAACCGTGTACTCAGCCGGATATGCTTCATCAAAGAAAGCCAGAAGTATCCGGACAGCTTTCGCGTTGTTGACGTGCTTGAGACGTCCGCAATTTTATTTCCCAACTGGGAGCGGGACCTTGCATATTCGCTGGCTGATGAGTTTCGGCTTCCGCTCAAGCGCAAAATGAAGAAGCTGTCCAGAGGAATGCTCTCCTCGGTCGGGATTATCGTCGGTCTCGCCAGCCGATCGCCGCTTACTATTTTCGATGAACCCTACTTGGGTCTTGATGCCGTGGCCAGAAGCTTGTTTTACGACCGTTTGATCGAAGATTATGCGGAGCATCCGCGAACCGTCCTTCTGTCGACACATCTGATCGATGAGGTTAGCCGGATCTTGGAGCATGTCATAGTCATTGATAACGGCAGGCTGATCATGAACGAGGACGCCGAAGCGCTTCGCAGCCGGGCGTTTACTGTTATGGGGTCGGCACCCAAGGTTGATTCCTTCACAGCTGGCAAAGACATCATTGACCGCTCACTGCTTGGTGGAATGGCTTCAATTACCGTTATGGGGAATTTGGATGCGCTGGACCGGAAGGAAGCCGAATTGCTGGGTCTGGAGATCGCTCCGGTATCCTTGCAGCAGCTGATCGTCCATCTGACGAACGGAAATTCCGAAAGAAAGGCGGCGAATGTACGATGA
- a CDS encoding GntR family transcriptional regulator, producing the protein MGLVIDEGRPIFMQIAERIEDDIIEGILPEESQVPSTTQFAAFYQINPATAAKGVNLLVDQGILYKKRGIGMFVAEGARAELMEKRKELFFEQYVVTMIRESKKLGITAEQLTDMIKRGDTSQ; encoded by the coding sequence ATGGGATTAGTTATCGATGAAGGACGCCCGATTTTCATGCAAATTGCCGAACGGATCGAGGATGACATCATTGAAGGGATTTTGCCGGAGGAATCGCAGGTTCCTTCGACGACTCAATTTGCAGCCTTCTACCAGATCAATCCGGCTACGGCGGCTAAAGGCGTGAATTTGCTCGTGGATCAAGGTATTTTGTACAAAAAGCGAGGGATTGGCATGTTTGTGGCGGAGGGCGCCCGGGCGGAATTGATGGAGAAAAGGAAAGAGCTGTTTTTCGAGCAGTATGTCGTGACGATGATCCGCGAATCCAAGAAGCTCGGGATCACGGCGGAACAATTGACGGATATGATCAAGAGAGGGGATACATCACAATGA
- the infC gene encoding translation initiation factor IF-3 gives MILNEKIKASEVLLTGLNGEDLGVVPTSEALALAKKLKVDLVCTSLMSSPPPCKLISRGAAKQNSLAEKREAQRKDQPAKVKEIRLTANIEEHDYDTKLRQCEKLLASGNAVQLVIRLQGKEGPKAKELLERMLKHLAASGKKDTGIQVSGKQAAVRVNPL, from the coding sequence GTGATTCTTAATGAGAAAATCAAAGCGTCGGAGGTTCTATTAACCGGATTGAACGGAGAGGATCTGGGAGTTGTGCCGACAAGCGAGGCGCTCGCGCTGGCCAAAAAACTGAAGGTGGACCTCGTGTGCACCTCACTGATGAGCAGCCCCCCTCCGTGCAAGCTGATAAGCAGGGGAGCGGCCAAGCAGAACTCCTTAGCGGAGAAGCGGGAAGCTCAAAGGAAAGATCAGCCCGCCAAGGTGAAGGAGATTCGGCTTACGGCGAATATTGAAGAACACGATTATGATACGAAGCTGCGGCAGTGCGAGAAGCTGCTGGCATCAGGGAATGCCGTGCAGCTCGTTATCCGCCTGCAGGGTAAAGAGGGGCCGAAGGCTAAAGAACTGCTGGAACGGATGCTGAAGCATCTGGCCGCCTCCGGCAAGAAGGATACGGGCATACAGGTAAGCGGCAAACAAGCGGCGGTGCGGGTGAATCCCTTGTAG
- a CDS encoding LacI family DNA-binding transcriptional regulator translates to MTSITDVAKHAGVSVTTVSKVINNYSDVSAKTRKKVNESINLLRYEPNVVARGLVKKRSWTVGILLYNIMTNPFVSELMAGMKKSLESSGYDLLHLSADFNNPEYSVIRHCSSRNVDGMVVFGIGRDNKMLTDLIEAEIPTMFVDTDLIGRRAGYITADNRSGIMQVMEHLTGLGHQKIAFVSGNLGYVAGRSRFEGYQQGLQQFKLPYYANYLEITSFNIEGGYSAMQNLMKLKDRPTAVVCTSDVMAIGVMNAVQNAGLKVPDDISVVGFDNTSFASIVKPGLTTVNQKIFAIGEKVVNQLIDMIRNPNILPPVLIEPVELVVRESTAPPRNGGADL, encoded by the coding sequence ATGACTTCGATTACCGATGTGGCCAAGCATGCCGGAGTCTCTGTAACGACCGTTTCCAAGGTCATTAACAATTACTCGGACGTCAGCGCGAAGACGCGAAAGAAAGTAAACGAATCGATCAACCTGCTCCGTTACGAGCCCAATGTTGTTGCCCGGGGTCTAGTCAAGAAACGATCTTGGACAGTCGGTATCCTGCTCTACAATATTATGACCAACCCATTTGTTTCCGAGCTCATGGCCGGTATGAAGAAGTCGCTGGAGTCGAGCGGCTACGATCTTTTGCATCTCTCGGCAGATTTCAATAACCCCGAATATTCCGTCATTCGCCATTGCTCCAGCCGGAATGTGGACGGCATGGTCGTGTTTGGCATCGGACGAGACAATAAAATGTTAACGGATTTAATTGAAGCCGAGATCCCCACCATGTTTGTCGATACCGATTTGATCGGGAGACGGGCAGGCTATATAACCGCGGATAACCGCAGCGGCATCATGCAAGTGATGGAGCATCTTACTGGGCTCGGACACCAGAAAATCGCCTTTGTATCCGGTAATCTCGGGTATGTGGCCGGCCGCTCACGGTTTGAGGGGTATCAACAGGGGCTGCAGCAGTTTAAGCTTCCCTATTATGCGAATTATTTGGAAATTACCAGCTTTAATATTGAAGGCGGTTACTCAGCTATGCAAAATTTAATGAAGCTGAAGGACCGGCCGACAGCTGTCGTATGCACCTCAGACGTGATGGCAATCGGGGTGATGAATGCGGTGCAGAATGCAGGCTTGAAGGTACCGGACGACATTTCTGTTGTCGGGTTCGATAATACATCTTTCGCATCCATTGTGAAGCCGGGACTGACAACCGTGAACCAGAAGATTTTCGCTATCGGTGAGAAGGTTGTGAACCAATTAATCGATATGATCCGTAATCCGAACATCCTTCCGCCGGTTCTGATAGAACCTGTAGAATTGGTCGTGCGCGAGTCGACGGCGCCTCCGAGAAACGGAGGGGCGGATCTGTGA
- a CDS encoding extracellular solute-binding protein has translation MKKSFVLMLVFVLSLSLLLSACGGGGNKTEEGSKPAAEGDKTNANKPAAEPAKEEPPADAPKELSGELTIWTFATNTMEPMNAAFTKKYPNVKLNFQILSWDDMQKNLKTSIAAGNGGPDVAMVEGSFMSTLNTSEGLEDLLQAPYNAGDLKNNWTEGNWNRWLSLDGQKLLGLPWDMPPMATFYRSDILEENGFPSDPKELADYMASEENFLNMAQALKAKGIYILEGNTTIMDIYTAGNGFFDRSLNYVRNTDEYAHGLDLAKKVKQLGLSFNNSAFWSDPGKQAVASGKIAMVYYGPWILGSIRDAAPESKGKWRTTSLPLGTAAGNGGSTLSILSQSKNKELAWEYIRFTLATDEGVQANVDNGGSPGYIPAWSFPTILNYTNDMLGDQKPNEIWNPMTQKIQNIWVQTPLDKDAGDVWNKGITDAIDKNKDSKAALQQIADDIEKKVKVAKDELKQKLGVK, from the coding sequence ATGAAAAAGAGCTTTGTACTTATGCTTGTTTTTGTTCTTTCGCTTAGTTTACTGCTCAGCGCTTGCGGCGGCGGCGGCAATAAAACCGAAGAGGGTTCCAAGCCGGCAGCGGAGGGCGACAAGACCAACGCGAATAAACCGGCTGCGGAGCCGGCCAAGGAAGAACCGCCGGCAGATGCGCCGAAGGAGCTATCCGGTGAGCTTACAATCTGGACGTTTGCTACGAACACGATGGAGCCGATGAATGCGGCTTTTACGAAGAAATACCCGAATGTCAAATTGAATTTCCAAATTCTCAGCTGGGACGATATGCAGAAGAATTTGAAAACATCAATCGCTGCGGGTAACGGGGGACCGGACGTTGCGATGGTCGAAGGTAGCTTCATGTCGACGCTTAATACAAGCGAGGGCTTGGAAGACTTGCTTCAGGCGCCTTACAACGCAGGAGATCTGAAGAATAACTGGACGGAAGGAAACTGGAACCGCTGGCTGTCGCTCGATGGACAGAAGCTGCTCGGTTTGCCGTGGGATATGCCTCCAATGGCGACTTTCTACCGCTCCGACATCCTGGAAGAGAACGGCTTCCCGTCCGATCCGAAGGAACTGGCGGATTATATGGCAAGTGAAGAGAACTTCCTTAACATGGCGCAAGCTTTGAAAGCTAAAGGGATTTACATACTTGAAGGCAACACGACGATTATGGACATCTATACAGCGGGCAATGGATTCTTTGACCGCAGCCTGAATTATGTCCGCAATACGGACGAATATGCTCATGGCCTTGACCTTGCCAAGAAGGTGAAACAGCTTGGTCTCTCATTCAATAACAGCGCGTTCTGGAGCGATCCGGGCAAACAAGCGGTAGCATCCGGCAAAATCGCAATGGTGTATTACGGACCATGGATTCTGGGTTCGATTCGCGATGCCGCTCCCGAATCGAAAGGCAAGTGGCGCACGACGTCTCTGCCTCTCGGAACAGCTGCCGGCAACGGCGGTTCTACGCTCTCGATCCTTTCGCAAAGTAAAAACAAAGAGCTTGCGTGGGAATACATCAGGTTTACCCTTGCTACCGACGAAGGGGTGCAGGCGAATGTCGACAACGGCGGTTCCCCGGGCTATATCCCGGCGTGGTCATTCCCGACCATCTTGAACTACACAAACGACATGCTGGGCGATCAAAAACCAAACGAGATCTGGAACCCGATGACGCAAAAAATTCAAAATATTTGGGTTCAAACGCCGCTTGATAAGGATGCAGGCGATGTGTGGAACAAAGGCATTACGGATGCAATCGACAAGAACAAGGATTCGAAGGCGGCCTTGCAGCAAATCGCCGACGACATCGAGAAGAAAGTGAAAGTCGCCAAAGACGAGTTGAAACAAAAGCTCGGCGTAAAATAA
- a CDS encoding carbohydrate ABC transporter permease — protein sequence MQVSDKPAGARLQRLELSRKRALTMAPAVKRQSRTFFSVLFHYVMLYSLSFVFLYPMLYLISKSLMQSSDLTDAAVQWIPKELSFDNFQYAYIDLKYMGAFVNSVVTSLVPAIIQIFSCAVIGYGFARYRFPGYSIMLGLVLFTFLVPPQTIIVPLYMFFSDLNWINTYFPFIVPPVLGHGLRGALFVLIFLQFFRGLPHQLEEAARIDGAGAFRTFWSVMLPLARSAMLVVFLFSLVWHWNDLFQPNLFTMLSDKFNLMQNLAVMDGQGEQEMQQGLGTLTVNMVGLAPTFANRVMAGSLITILPMLLLYLFTQRYFVESVERAGLAGD from the coding sequence GTGCAAGTTAGCGATAAACCGGCCGGGGCCCGGCTGCAAAGGTTGGAATTAAGCCGCAAGAGGGCATTGACGATGGCGCCGGCGGTCAAACGTCAGAGTCGCACTTTCTTCTCCGTATTGTTTCATTATGTGATGCTGTACAGCCTTTCGTTCGTCTTCCTGTATCCCATGCTTTATTTGATCAGCAAATCGCTTATGCAGTCCTCCGATCTGACGGATGCGGCAGTGCAGTGGATTCCGAAGGAGTTGTCGTTTGACAATTTCCAGTACGCATACATCGATCTGAAATATATGGGTGCCTTCGTCAATAGCGTAGTGACCTCGCTTGTACCGGCCATTATCCAGATTTTCAGCTGCGCGGTCATCGGTTATGGCTTTGCAAGGTACCGCTTTCCAGGATACTCGATCATGCTCGGGCTTGTGCTCTTCACATTTCTGGTGCCGCCGCAAACGATTATTGTGCCGCTGTATATGTTTTTCAGCGATTTGAACTGGATCAACACTTACTTCCCGTTTATCGTGCCGCCGGTTCTTGGGCATGGTCTGCGGGGGGCGCTGTTCGTCCTGATTTTCTTGCAATTCTTCCGAGGGCTGCCGCACCAGCTTGAGGAAGCCGCGCGAATCGACGGAGCGGGGGCGTTCCGCACATTCTGGTCCGTCATGCTGCCCTTGGCGAGGTCCGCCATGCTGGTCGTCTTTCTATTCTCGCTCGTATGGCATTGGAACGACCTGTTTCAGCCGAATCTGTTTACGATGCTGTCCGATAAATTCAATCTGATGCAAAATCTGGCCGTTATGGACGGGCAGGGCGAGCAGGAGATGCAGCAGGGGCTCGGTACGTTGACCGTAAACATGGTAGGACTGGCGCCGACCTTCGCTAACCGTGTCATGGCGGGTTCGCTTATTACTATTTTACCCATGCTGCTTCTCTACCTGTTCACGCAGCGTTACTTCGTTGAGAGTGTGGAGCGCGCCGGCTTGGCAGGCGATTAA
- a CDS encoding carbohydrate ABC transporter permease, which yields MRKPFSMKTRHYLEGYAFTLPWLIGFLLFMAVPLGKSLYYAFQSLEVKTEGLKATYVGLENFRRAFTVDVDFTPKLIETVASLLIQVPLILIFAMFSALLLNRNFRGRMLFRGIFFLPVIIASGSVLTKLREDGAATLPIFAQYDLATRLTDIIPVQILLPLLKALDSLTVSMWDSGVQILIFLAGLQSISVQLYEAAKVDGATPWESFWKITFPMITPMILVNTLFSIVNSFTKPGNGVMEYMQTVVFQNLQFGYGSALGWIYFIIAFAVIGLVLTLFRNSLKGRG from the coding sequence ATGAGGAAACCGTTCTCGATGAAAACCCGGCACTATTTGGAAGGTTATGCATTCACTTTACCGTGGTTAATCGGGTTTCTGCTGTTCATGGCCGTACCGCTCGGTAAATCTCTTTATTACGCTTTTCAAAGTCTTGAAGTGAAAACGGAAGGTCTAAAGGCGACATATGTCGGCCTGGAAAACTTCCGAAGGGCATTTACGGTGGATGTCGACTTTACCCCTAAGCTTATCGAGACAGTCGCATCGCTGCTCATCCAAGTGCCGCTCATTCTGATCTTCGCGATGTTCAGCGCCCTGCTATTAAATCGCAATTTCCGGGGGCGTATGCTGTTCAGGGGTATTTTCTTCCTGCCTGTCATTATCGCTTCCGGATCGGTGCTTACAAAGCTGCGCGAAGACGGAGCCGCAACGCTGCCGATTTTCGCGCAGTACGATCTGGCCACCCGGCTCACCGATATCATCCCGGTTCAGATCCTCCTGCCGCTCCTTAAAGCACTGGACTCGCTGACCGTTTCGATGTGGGACTCCGGCGTTCAGATTCTGATCTTTCTTGCAGGCCTGCAGTCCATATCGGTTCAACTGTACGAAGCGGCCAAGGTGGATGGCGCGACGCCCTGGGAAAGCTTCTGGAAAATTACGTTTCCGATGATTACGCCGATGATCCTTGTTAACACGCTGTTCAGCATCGTCAACTCGTTTACGAAACCGGGCAACGGCGTCATGGAGTACATGCAGACGGTGGTATTTCAAAATTTACAATTCGGATACGGATCGGCGCTTGGCTGGATCTATTTCATTATCGCGTTTGCGGTTATCGGCCTGGTTCTGACGCTGTTCCGTAACAGCCTGAAGGGAAGGGGATGA